From Nocardia sp. XZ_19_385, the proteins below share one genomic window:
- a CDS encoding acyl-ACP desaturase, which produces MARDLTQLELLTELEPVAEENVNRHLSLAKEWHPHDYVPWDEGRNFAALGGVDWDPEQSQLNEVAKAAMITNLLTEDNLPSYHREIAENFSMDGAWGTWVGRWTAEENRHGIVMRDYLVVTRGVDPVALEQARMIHMTNGFASPAEVDAGFLYSVAYVTFQELATRVSHRNTGRVCDDPIADRMLQRVAADENLHMIFYRNMCGAALDLSPDQTIEAITLILENFQMPGAGMPNFRRNGVLMAKHGIYDLRQHLEEVVQPVLKKWNIFERTDFTARGEEVRERLGLFLEKLAGDVIKFEEQRDRMLAREAKKRELVESGARS; this is translated from the coding sequence ATGGCAAGGGATCTGACTCAACTCGAGCTGCTCACGGAGTTGGAGCCGGTTGCCGAAGAAAACGTCAACCGGCACCTCTCCCTGGCAAAGGAATGGCATCCGCACGACTATGTCCCGTGGGATGAAGGCCGCAACTTCGCGGCACTCGGCGGGGTGGATTGGGATCCGGAGCAGTCCCAGCTGAACGAGGTCGCGAAAGCGGCCATGATCACGAATCTGCTCACCGAGGACAACCTTCCGTCCTACCACCGCGAGATCGCCGAGAACTTCTCCATGGACGGCGCCTGGGGCACCTGGGTCGGTCGCTGGACCGCCGAGGAGAACCGGCACGGCATCGTGATGCGCGACTACCTGGTGGTCACCCGCGGCGTCGATCCGGTCGCGCTGGAACAGGCCCGGATGATCCACATGACCAACGGATTCGCCTCCCCCGCCGAGGTCGACGCCGGCTTCCTGTACTCCGTCGCGTACGTGACGTTCCAGGAACTGGCCACCCGGGTCAGCCACCGCAACACCGGCCGGGTCTGTGACGACCCGATCGCCGACCGCATGCTGCAGCGCGTCGCCGCCGACGAGAACCTGCACATGATCTTCTACCGCAACATGTGCGGCGCCGCCCTGGATCTGAGCCCTGACCAGACCATCGAGGCGATCACCCTGATCCTGGAGAACTTCCAGATGCCGGGCGCGGGTATGCCCAACTTCCGCCGCAACGGCGTGCTGATGGCCAAGCACGGCATCTACGACCTGCGCCAGCACCTCGAGGAAGTGGTGCAGCCGGTGCTGAAGAAGTGGAACATCTTCGAGCGCACCGACTTCACCGCACGCGGTGAGGAAGTGCGCGAGCGCCTGGGACTGTTCCTGGAGAAGCTGGCCGGCGACGTCATCAAGTTCGAGGAACAGCGCGACCGCATGCTGGCCCGCGAGGCCAAGAAGCGCGAACTCGTGGAGTCCGGCGCACGGAGCTGA
- a CDS encoding TetR/AcrR family transcriptional regulator, producing the protein MARQQERARRTRAAIIRSAAVEFGKSGYAAASLNRILEGSRATKGAMYFHFDSKEDLARAVLETAVERYRASAERWLARTDLGPLDTLHGMIDEMALRLEHDIIVQAENRLIIEPDFYRDVQSGGGRILARATRTLAVRAIEHGQLRTDADPDRFTRTLTAALAGQRWLVDTLGGGVDLRARFAEALEVIVESMATPEWTEKFRADGWRASARLEELGLAL; encoded by the coding sequence ATGGCACGGCAGCAAGAGCGGGCCCGCCGGACACGTGCGGCGATAATCAGGTCCGCCGCCGTTGAGTTCGGGAAGAGCGGCTATGCCGCTGCATCGCTCAACCGCATATTGGAAGGTTCCCGCGCGACCAAAGGCGCCATGTACTTCCATTTCGATTCCAAGGAAGACCTGGCGCGTGCGGTCCTGGAGACGGCGGTGGAGCGTTATCGCGCCTCCGCCGAACGTTGGCTCGCACGAACAGATCTCGGTCCCCTCGACACCCTGCACGGGATGATCGACGAGATGGCGCTGCGACTCGAGCACGACATCATCGTGCAAGCCGAGAATCGGCTCATCATCGAACCGGACTTCTACCGGGACGTGCAGTCCGGTGGCGGCCGCATCCTGGCCCGGGCGACTCGCACCCTCGCGGTGCGGGCCATCGAGCACGGGCAGCTACGCACCGACGCCGACCCGGACCGGTTCACCCGCACCCTCACCGCCGCCCTGGCCGGCCAGCGCTGGCTGGTCGATACCCTCGGTGGCGGTGTTGATCTGCGGGCTCGGTTCGCCGAAGCGCTGGAGGTGATCGTCGAGTCGATGGCCACTCCGGAGTGGACCGAGAAGTTCCGCGCCGACGGCTGGCGTGCCTCCGCGCGGCTCGAAGAGCTCGGATTGGCGCTCTGA
- a CDS encoding winged helix-turn-helix transcriptional regulator — translation MRSYNQYCSMARALDLVGDRWVLLIVRELLTQGPCRFSDLRRGLPGIASNLLADRLRDMESTGLITRHDEPPPVAATLISLTERGRDLGGVVRELTRWGAPLMVVPPDDNAFRVHWFSLPLRHLCRDSTPDKPASVVRLGDLSDGCDIIADRGRIDVRPCSTERRPDATVTAPPQVFVALFTAAVTLRTAMTMGLAVDGSVAALERVLPG, via the coding sequence ATGCGTTCGTACAACCAGTACTGCTCGATGGCCCGCGCTCTCGACCTGGTGGGCGACCGCTGGGTCCTGCTGATCGTCCGCGAGCTGCTCACGCAGGGGCCCTGCCGCTTCTCCGACCTGCGCCGCGGGCTGCCCGGCATCGCCAGTAACCTGCTGGCCGATCGCCTCCGCGACATGGAGAGCACCGGGCTCATCACCCGCCACGACGAACCGCCGCCGGTCGCTGCCACGCTGATCAGCCTGACCGAACGCGGCCGGGATCTCGGGGGCGTGGTCCGCGAGCTGACCCGGTGGGGCGCCCCGCTGATGGTTGTCCCACCCGACGACAACGCTTTTCGGGTGCACTGGTTTTCGCTCCCGCTGCGCCACCTGTGCAGGGACTCCACTCCCGACAAGCCGGCGAGCGTCGTTCGCCTCGGCGACCTGAGCGACGGCTGCGACATCATCGCCGACCGCGGCCGGATCGATGTGCGCCCCTGCTCGACCGAACGCCGGCCCGACGCTACGGTCACCGCGCCGCCGCAGGTGTTCGTCGCGCTCTTCACCGCGGCGGTGACCTTGCGGACGGCGATGACGATGGGACTTGCCGTCGACGGCTCCGTCGCGGCCCTCGAACGCGTGCTACCCGGGTAA
- a CDS encoding nuclear transport factor 2 family protein: MTVVNDHAPAVLREYYRILTGGIENYGDGRDLAPLLADDLHFEGPIAGQVTGSAPFLQGVRGFIANVQKIDLIQEVHGPNGTAVLYDAHLPEGASRLTEFFTFAEGKIQRLCILYDPADYLAKGGA; the protein is encoded by the coding sequence ATGACCGTCGTCAACGACCACGCACCCGCCGTGCTCAGGGAGTACTACCGGATCCTCACGGGCGGGATCGAGAACTATGGGGACGGCCGGGATCTGGCGCCGCTGCTGGCCGACGACCTCCACTTCGAAGGGCCGATCGCGGGGCAGGTGACGGGGTCGGCGCCATTTCTGCAGGGGGTGCGTGGGTTCATCGCCAATGTCCAGAAGATCGACCTGATCCAGGAGGTCCACGGCCCGAACGGCACCGCCGTGCTCTACGACGCCCACCTGCCCGAAGGCGCCTCCCGGCTCACCGAGTTCTTCACCTTCGCCGAGGGGAAAATTCAGCGACTGTGCATCCTGTACGACCCCGCCGACTACCTCGCCAAGGGCGGCGCCTGA
- a CDS encoding polyprenol monophosphomannose synthase, with amino-acid sequence MRVTVVVPTYNERENLPVAVERLTALPVSDLHVLVVDDNSPDGTGEVADKLAAELPNVVGVLHRTEKDGLGRAYIAGITRALDEGADVVIQMDADLSHPAEVIPAMLEKLETTDAGVVLGSRYVPGGSTASEWKWYRKALSAWANFYVNLLLRLGVKDATAGFKAWKADTLRAIDVASIKSNGYSFQVEMNYRTVKKGFRIAEVPIRFEERTLGASKMSLKVQLESALMPWKLLFGRSV; translated from the coding sequence TTGAGGGTTACCGTTGTTGTGCCGACCTACAACGAGCGGGAGAATCTGCCGGTGGCGGTGGAGCGGCTGACGGCGCTTCCGGTGTCCGACCTGCATGTGCTCGTGGTTGACGATAATTCCCCGGACGGGACCGGTGAGGTGGCCGACAAGCTGGCGGCCGAGCTGCCGAACGTTGTCGGGGTGCTGCACCGAACCGAGAAGGACGGGCTCGGGCGCGCATACATCGCGGGCATCACCCGCGCGCTCGACGAAGGCGCCGACGTGGTGATCCAGATGGACGCCGACCTGTCGCATCCCGCCGAGGTCATTCCGGCGATGCTGGAGAAGCTGGAGACCACCGACGCGGGCGTGGTGCTCGGGTCGCGGTACGTCCCCGGCGGCTCGACCGCCTCGGAGTGGAAGTGGTACCGCAAGGCGCTCTCGGCGTGGGCCAACTTCTATGTGAACCTGCTGCTGCGGCTCGGCGTGAAAGACGCGACCGCCGGGTTCAAGGCGTGGAAGGCGGATACGTTGCGCGCCATCGACGTTGCCTCGATCAAGAGCAACGGCTACTCGTTCCAGGTGGAGATGAACTACCGGACCGTGAAGAAGGGCTTCCGCATCGCGGAGGTGCCGATCCGGTTCGAGGAGCGCACCCTCGGTGCGTCCAAGATGAGCCTGAAGGTGCAGCTGGAATCGGCGCTGATGCCGTGGAAGCTGCTGTTCGGCCGCTCGGTTTAG
- a CDS encoding DUF6069 family protein yields the protein MMSTATAITGTTARIPALSRPVAVFGAIGAALLANVLVWLIGAAAGGTFEMTDAGQTASVAPGGIIVLTIVPLLIGLGAAALLSYKWVGVLRVAAVVGSVLAVGTIAMTISADFDTASTIALSVTHLTLVPALVVATEGLRRKLIEG from the coding sequence ATCATGAGCACCGCGACCGCCATCACCGGAACCACCGCCCGCATTCCCGCCCTCAGCCGTCCCGTCGCCGTCTTCGGCGCGATCGGCGCCGCACTGCTGGCCAACGTCCTCGTCTGGCTGATCGGCGCGGCCGCCGGCGGCACCTTCGAAATGACCGACGCCGGCCAGACGGCGAGCGTCGCACCCGGCGGCATCATCGTGCTGACCATCGTCCCGCTGCTGATCGGCCTCGGCGCCGCCGCGCTGCTGTCCTACAAGTGGGTCGGCGTGCTGCGCGTCGCCGCGGTGGTCGGCTCGGTACTCGCCGTCGGCACCATCGCCATGACCATCAGCGCCGACTTCGACACCGCGTCCACCATCGCGCTGTCGGTCACGCACCTGACGCTGGTGCCCGCCCTGGTCGTCGCCACCGAGGGCCTGCGCCGCAAGCTGATCGAAGGGTGA
- a CDS encoding HAD-IB family hydrolase, whose amino-acid sequence MNLEETIDAIRTGPQGPQIAAVFDFGAVADGFVRPRLYRRMFQRGATAAATLLGGIRNGLTDGEYSRFLQQASFALAGQREDELDELGAKLFKSTIYGHLYPEAWQLIRTHEAAGHTVLLVTALTRFQVAPAAAALGIAHVLYTPMATVDGALTGYAAGKTLWRNGKADAVRTFAATRGLDLTRSYAYSDGVSDLPLLALVAHPTAVNPERKLTVAATERLWPTLTFRPRQSPRPADYVRTIAAFIALLGGAFAGVLSKSYTRQRRKMADALMDYGTSATLKVLGVRLRVTAGAEYAHDPRPAVFLFNHQSQFDVIIVPKVLDGGVTGIGKKELTRNPIFGPLMRFVGVTFIDRSNASQTRAALAPVVQTLQAGLSIAISPEGTRSYTPEVGPFKKGAFHIAHQAGVPVIPVVIRNAGEISWRDSMIARKGTVDVALLPPIDVSGWDPADMDDEVAAVRQLYLDTLLDWPDTEVARDEAAR is encoded by the coding sequence GTGAACCTCGAGGAGACTATCGACGCGATCCGCACCGGGCCGCAGGGCCCGCAGATCGCGGCCGTGTTCGACTTCGGCGCCGTGGCCGACGGTTTCGTACGGCCCCGGCTGTATCGGCGGATGTTCCAGCGCGGAGCGACCGCCGCGGCGACCCTGCTCGGCGGCATCCGCAACGGGCTCACCGACGGCGAGTACAGCCGGTTCCTGCAGCAGGCCTCCTTCGCGCTGGCGGGTCAGCGGGAGGACGAACTCGACGAGCTGGGCGCGAAGCTGTTCAAGAGCACCATCTATGGGCACCTGTATCCCGAAGCGTGGCAGCTGATCCGGACCCACGAGGCCGCGGGCCACACGGTGCTGCTGGTCACCGCGCTGACCCGCTTCCAGGTGGCGCCCGCCGCCGCGGCGCTCGGCATCGCTCACGTGCTGTACACGCCGATGGCCACCGTCGACGGTGCGCTCACCGGCTATGCGGCGGGCAAGACCCTGTGGCGCAACGGCAAAGCCGATGCGGTGCGCACGTTCGCGGCGACGCGGGGCCTCGACCTCACCCGGAGCTACGCCTACAGCGACGGTGTTTCCGACCTGCCGCTGCTGGCGCTGGTCGCGCATCCCACAGCGGTCAACCCGGAGCGCAAGCTCACCGTCGCCGCCACCGAACGCCTTTGGCCGACACTGACCTTCCGGCCCCGCCAGTCTCCGCGCCCCGCCGACTACGTCCGCACCATCGCGGCGTTCATCGCGCTGCTCGGTGGCGCGTTCGCGGGCGTGCTGAGCAAGTCCTACACCCGCCAGCGCCGCAAAATGGCCGACGCCCTGATGGATTACGGCACCAGCGCCACCCTGAAGGTGCTCGGCGTGCGCCTGCGGGTGACCGCCGGCGCCGAGTACGCGCACGATCCCCGGCCCGCGGTGTTCCTGTTCAACCACCAGAGCCAGTTCGACGTGATCATCGTGCCCAAGGTGCTCGACGGCGGTGTCACCGGCATCGGTAAGAAGGAGCTGACCAGGAATCCGATCTTCGGACCGCTCATGCGTTTCGTCGGCGTCACCTTCATCGACCGCAGCAACGCCAGCCAGACGCGAGCCGCGCTGGCGCCGGTGGTGCAGACGCTGCAGGCCGGGCTGTCGATCGCGATCTCGCCGGAGGGAACCCGGTCCTACACACCGGAAGTCGGCCCGTTCAAGAAGGGCGCGTTCCATATCGCGCACCAGGCCGGGGTTCCGGTGATCCCGGTGGTGATCCGCAACGCGGGTGAAATCTCCTGGCGTGACTCGATGATCGCGCGCAAGGGCACGGTCGATGTCGCCCTGCTGCCACCCATCGATGTCAGCGGCTGGGATCCGGCCGATATGGACGACGAGGTCGCCGCGGTCCGGCAGCTCTACCTCGATACCCTGCTGGACTGGCCTGATACCGAAGTAGCGCGGGACGAGGCGGCTCGCTAG
- a CDS encoding glycerol-3-phosphate 1-O-acyltransferase produces the protein MIDHGRGASTPAQRTTPESVVALIEASSPVERQIIGDWLNAGGIAQEFGGAVPVTQLDLDAGAIATRLVGRHDDPLVVPVRVLWLPPERDGVRRITFTDLATMTNPRKPNRLAQRRLARKDPDRHVVLTGQPALLSELRANNREATAMLSAGSGEPLARAIVRAGVVALERAERTIIGDRYKVPRLVAEEILDRPEFLRRLELIADQIDTPTHEVYRRAEKGLNELVAAQSRMVSDLFTQAMRPVHASTWKVETDESGLTSLKTLNRRYPLVFLPSHRSYVDAFVLGDVLARNDFPPNHVIGGANLSFWPMGPIARRTGTVFIRRSFGDDEVYKAVVEEYFAYLLTKRFNLEWYFEGGRTRTGKLRPPRYGLLNYLAAAVRRNRVDDVLLVPVSITYERLNELGAIAHEQVGGKKKPEGLAWLARYVRSQQHSAGHVYVRFGEPLSARDRLAAHGDPMTDPPTSIPLHRTDAQGVDSVSGPDAEIDALERKAVQRLAFEIAVGINAVTPITVNALATLALLGVHDRALTLGEVRAVLDPVLYYIDKRGLPSGELAALRDEQSLAVVLEQLSLANVVTIYRGGLEPVYSIEPGAHLEAAFYRNSGVHWFVNRAILELSILAAMASEGSDQLQAGWEEAFRLRDLLKFEFFFPDRSEFAAQMTDEMLRVDPEWRSHTREDTFGTDILGKLTDSGFMMAHRVLRSFFEAQLVVAERLEARDPGVEVDRKQFIDECVKVGKQMMLQQRLHSPESVSTELFTSALKLADNHGLLTPVGAESATDRAELSERRGDFARQLRTITARISRAAALDPSNREPAR, from the coding sequence ATGATCGATCACGGCCGAGGTGCATCCACACCGGCTCAGCGCACGACGCCCGAATCGGTGGTGGCCCTGATCGAAGCGTCCTCACCCGTCGAACGGCAGATCATCGGGGACTGGCTGAACGCCGGCGGCATCGCCCAGGAGTTCGGCGGCGCGGTGCCGGTCACCCAGTTGGATCTGGACGCGGGCGCCATCGCCACCCGGCTGGTCGGCCGGCACGACGATCCGCTGGTGGTGCCGGTGCGGGTGCTGTGGCTGCCGCCGGAGCGAGATGGCGTGCGGCGCATCACCTTCACCGACCTCGCGACGATGACCAACCCGCGCAAGCCGAATCGCCTGGCGCAGCGGCGGCTGGCGCGCAAGGACCCGGACCGGCATGTGGTCCTCACCGGCCAGCCCGCCCTGCTCAGCGAACTTCGAGCGAATAATCGCGAAGCGACCGCGATGCTGTCGGCCGGCTCCGGGGAGCCGCTCGCCCGCGCCATCGTGCGCGCCGGCGTGGTCGCGCTCGAACGGGCCGAGCGCACCATCATCGGCGACCGGTACAAGGTGCCGCGGCTGGTGGCCGAGGAGATCCTGGATCGCCCCGAGTTCCTGCGGCGGCTGGAGTTGATCGCCGACCAGATCGATACGCCGACCCACGAGGTGTACCGCCGCGCCGAGAAAGGGCTCAACGAACTCGTCGCCGCGCAGTCCCGGATGGTGTCGGACCTGTTCACCCAGGCCATGCGTCCGGTGCACGCCTCCACCTGGAAGGTCGAGACCGACGAATCCGGCCTGACCAGCCTCAAAACGCTGAACCGGCGCTACCCGCTGGTGTTCCTGCCCTCGCACCGCTCCTACGTGGACGCGTTCGTGCTCGGTGACGTGCTGGCCCGCAACGACTTTCCGCCGAACCACGTCATCGGCGGCGCGAACCTGAGCTTCTGGCCGATGGGACCGATCGCCCGGCGCACCGGCACGGTGTTCATCCGCCGCAGCTTCGGCGACGACGAGGTCTACAAGGCGGTGGTCGAGGAGTATTTCGCCTACCTGCTGACCAAGCGCTTCAACCTGGAGTGGTACTTCGAGGGCGGGCGCACCCGCACCGGCAAGCTCCGCCCGCCGCGCTACGGGCTGCTGAATTACCTGGCGGCCGCGGTCCGCCGGAACCGGGTCGACGACGTCCTGCTGGTGCCGGTGTCGATCACCTACGAGCGGCTCAACGAGCTCGGCGCGATCGCCCACGAACAGGTCGGCGGGAAGAAGAAGCCGGAGGGCCTGGCCTGGCTGGCCCGCTATGTCCGCAGCCAGCAGCACTCCGCCGGGCACGTGTATGTCCGCTTCGGTGAACCGCTTTCGGCCCGCGACCGGCTCGCGGCCCACGGTGACCCGATGACCGATCCGCCCACCTCGATTCCACTGCACCGCACCGACGCCCAAGGCGTGGACAGTGTTTCGGGACCGGACGCCGAGATCGACGCGCTGGAGCGGAAAGCCGTACAGCGGTTGGCCTTCGAGATCGCCGTCGGCATCAACGCGGTCACCCCGATCACCGTCAATGCCCTGGCCACCCTGGCGCTGCTCGGCGTGCACGACCGCGCGCTCACCCTCGGCGAGGTGCGGGCCGTGCTGGACCCGGTGCTCTACTACATCGACAAACGCGGCCTGCCCAGCGGCGAACTCGCGGCGCTGCGCGACGAGCAGAGCCTCGCCGTTGTGCTGGAACAACTTTCGCTGGCCAACGTGGTCACCATCTATCGGGGCGGGCTGGAACCGGTGTACTCCATCGAACCCGGCGCGCACCTGGAAGCCGCGTTCTATCGCAACAGCGGCGTGCACTGGTTCGTCAACCGGGCCATCCTCGAACTATCCATCCTGGCCGCGATGGCCTCCGAGGGTTCCGACCAGTTGCAGGCCGGCTGGGAGGAGGCCTTCCGGCTGCGCGATCTGCTCAAGTTCGAATTCTTCTTCCCGGACCGCAGCGAATTCGCCGCGCAGATGACCGACGAGATGCTGCGGGTCGACCCGGAGTGGCGCAGCCACACCCGCGAGGACACCTTCGGCACCGACATCCTGGGCAAGCTCACCGATTCCGGATTCATGATGGCGCACCGCGTGCTGCGCTCGTTCTTCGAAGCGCAACTGGTGGTCGCCGAACGCCTGGAGGCCCGCGACCCCGGGGTGGAGGTGGATCGCAAGCAGTTCATCGACGAATGCGTGAAGGTCGGCAAGCAGATGATGTTGCAGCAGCGGCTGCACAGCCCCGAGTCGGTCTCCACCGAACTGTTCACCAGCGCACTGAAACTCGCCGACAACCACGGCCTGCTGACGCCGGTTGGAGCGGAGTCGGCCACGGATCGCGCCGAATTGTCCGAGCGCCGCGGCGACTTCGCCCGGCAGCTGCGCACCATCACCGCCCGCATCTCCCGGGCCGCCGCACTGGACCCGTCCAACCGGGAGCCCGCGCGGTGA
- a CDS encoding SRPBCC domain-containing protein — MSDFSYRLTRTIAAPVDTVWQAWTIADQYQQWSYAEAGSVHLDVRVGGEWSAAIVDPEGNRTELGGTYLEVQPKERLVLSMQTPMGETAMELDLTDKGQSTEVVLSQNCGSAEERDMAEQGSTMLLDSLTAFLAGRA; from the coding sequence ATGAGCGACTTCTCCTACCGCCTGACCCGCACCATCGCCGCGCCCGTGGACACGGTGTGGCAGGCCTGGACCATCGCCGACCAGTACCAGCAGTGGTCCTACGCCGAGGCCGGCTCGGTCCACCTGGATGTCCGCGTGGGCGGCGAATGGTCCGCCGCCATCGTGGATCCGGAGGGCAACCGCACGGAGCTCGGCGGCACCTACCTCGAGGTGCAGCCGAAGGAGCGTCTGGTGCTGAGCATGCAGACCCCGATGGGCGAGACCGCCATGGAGCTCGACCTGACCGACAAGGGACAGAGCACCGAGGTGGTGCTCAGCCAGAACTGCGGCTCCGCCGAGGAACGCGATATGGCCGAGCAAGGCTCGACCATGCTGCTGGACTCGCTGACCGCGTTCCTCGCGGGCCGCGCCTGA
- a CDS encoding LysE family translocator — MLETAAILGVTAAALGLVLTPGPNMMYLVSRTVSQGRRAGFISLGGVAAGFGVYLAAATAGITAVFAVVPGLYVAVKLLGAAYLLWLAWQAIRPGGTSVFAPGELPADPARRLFTMGLVTNLLNPKIAIMYMALIPQFVAPERGQVWLQSLCLGAVQIVVALTVNGLIVAGAGGISGFLSGRPLWLRTQRWVMGSMLGAIAIKLATDKARPVPA; from the coding sequence ATGTTGGAGACGGCGGCGATTCTCGGAGTGACGGCTGCGGCCTTGGGGTTGGTGCTGACCCCGGGGCCGAACATGATGTATCTGGTGTCGCGGACCGTGTCGCAGGGGCGACGGGCCGGGTTCATCTCCCTCGGCGGGGTGGCGGCCGGGTTCGGCGTGTACCTCGCCGCGGCGACGGCTGGGATCACCGCAGTGTTCGCCGTGGTGCCGGGGCTGTACGTGGCGGTGAAATTGCTTGGTGCGGCGTATTTGCTGTGGCTGGCCTGGCAGGCGATCCGGCCCGGCGGGACCTCGGTGTTCGCGCCCGGTGAGTTGCCCGCGGATCCGGCGCGGCGGCTGTTCACCATGGGGCTGGTCACCAATCTGCTGAATCCGAAGATCGCGATCATGTATATGGCGCTGATTCCGCAGTTCGTGGCGCCCGAGCGCGGCCAGGTGTGGTTGCAGAGCCTGTGCCTGGGCGCGGTGCAGATCGTGGTGGCGCTGACGGTCAACGGGCTGATCGTCGCCGGCGCCGGCGGGATCTCCGGGTTCCTGTCGGGGCGGCCGCTCTGGTTGCGGACGCAGCGGTGGGTGATGGGCTCGATGCTCGGCGCGATCGCGATCAAGTTGGCCACCGACAAGGCTCGCCCCGTTCCCGCCTGA
- a CDS encoding trimeric intracellular cation channel family protein: protein MSAGADLMAGQLVEAAQRSGELLGVIAFATSGALLAVRKNLDIFGMAVLACSTALGGGVIRDLLIGRTPPAAFTDLTYLTAALLVTLVIFFRHPSARLTRGPLEIADAIGLGLFCVTGTVVAFAHGVGAPSAALLGMVTAIGGGVIRDLLGGQVPSVLRPDQDLYAVPALFGAATTAVLLHFGVYQAWTGFLAAALAIVFRLLARRFQWRAPQARHTTA from the coding sequence ATGAGCGCTGGGGCCGACCTCATGGCTGGGCAGCTGGTGGAGGCTGCGCAGCGCAGCGGTGAGCTGCTCGGGGTCATCGCGTTCGCGACCTCGGGTGCGTTGCTGGCGGTTCGCAAGAACCTCGATATCTTCGGCATGGCCGTGCTGGCCTGCTCGACAGCGCTCGGCGGCGGCGTGATCCGCGATCTGCTCATCGGGCGCACACCGCCCGCCGCGTTCACGGATCTGACCTACTTGACCGCGGCGTTGCTCGTCACGCTCGTCATCTTCTTCCGGCATCCCTCGGCGCGGCTGACCCGGGGCCCGCTGGAGATCGCCGATGCGATCGGCCTCGGATTGTTCTGCGTGACCGGCACCGTCGTTGCTTTCGCGCACGGCGTCGGCGCACCGTCGGCCGCGCTGCTGGGCATGGTCACCGCCATCGGCGGCGGCGTGATCCGGGATCTGCTGGGCGGGCAGGTGCCGAGCGTGCTGCGCCCCGATCAAGACCTGTACGCGGTGCCCGCGCTCTTCGGTGCGGCCACCACCGCGGTACTGCTGCATTTCGGCGTGTACCAGGCCTGGACCGGATTCCTGGCCGCCGCGCTGGCCATCGTGTTCCGGCTGCTCGCGCGCCGATTCCAGTGGCGCGCACCGCAAGCGCGCCACACCACGGCTTAG